A stretch of the Prunus dulcis unplaced genomic scaffold, ALMONDv2, whole genome shotgun sequence genome encodes the following:
- the LOC117613618 gene encoding stellacyanin-like — MASIKFVTLITMVVILLPTIAMAMEFVVGDANGWKPGFDYQAWAKDKVFHVGDTLVFNYPSPPHNVFKVNGTGFKECVKPTTNDQPPLTSGNDKIELKTAGNKWYICSTSNHCALGQKLTITVVEGPPAPAPSSAVRGFIFSGYQVFMAAIVGVFIAVAA; from the exons ATGGCTTCGATTAAGTTTGTCACCCTAATTACCATGGTTGTGATTCTTCTTCCTAcaattgccatggcaatggaGTTCGTCGTTGGAGATGCTAACGGCTGGAAACCTGGTTTTGACTACCAAGCTTGGGCCAAAGACAAAGTATTTCATGTTGGTGATACACTAG TGTTCAACTACCCGTCCCCACCACACAACGTGTTCAAGGTTAATGGAACTGGGTTCAAGGAATGTGTTAAGCCAACAACAAATGATCAACCACCACTTACCTCTGGAAACGACAAAATAGAGCTAAAGACTGCTGGAAATAAATGGTACATTTGTTCTACTAGCAACCACTGTGCTTTGGGCCAGAAACTTACCATCACTGTTGTGGAGGGTCCGCCTGCACCAGCTCCATCCTCTGCTGTTCGTGGTTTCATCTTTTCTGGATACCAAGTCTTCATGGCCGCCATTGTTGGAGTTTTCATAGCTGTTGCTGCCtga
- the LOC117613616 gene encoding protein FAR1-RELATED SEQUENCE 5-like has translation MANKLETRTGCEARIRFAFQNDNGMWKVSHFVYEHNHELAMPEERQFLRSNRKVSEAHLGVIKTMMDAGIRTTNTYSYLSEEVGGSQNVGFTKRDCYNVVNKEKMVMIEAGDAQSLINLFKRKQAEDPMFFYTVQVDQENQMTNFFWRDGRSRIDYDCFGDVVVFDTTYRTNRYNMICAPFVGVNHHWKNVLFGCAFLLDEKTDSFIWLFETFLESMGGRKPKTIFTDQCQAMANGIEKVFPGYVIVYARGIYLKMLQEIWEVIMGILSLTICSTSVFKDIVKQNWNFSLLGMTYWQNSTLQATSG, from the coding sequence ATGGCAAACAAATTAGAGACGAGAACAGGTTGCGAAGCTAGAATTCGATTTGCCTTCCAGAATGACAATGGTATGTGGAAAGTTTCTCATTTTGTTTATGAACATAACCATGAACTTGCTATGCCAGAAGAGAGGCAATTTTTGAGATCAAATAGAAAAGTGTCAGAAGCACATTTGGGTGTGATTAAAACCATGATGGATGCAGGAATAAGGACCACAAATACATACTCTTATTTATCAGAAGAAGTTGGTGGGTCTCAAAATGTTGGTTTTACAAAAAGAGATTGCTACAATGTTGTCAATAAGGAGAAAATGGTCATGATTGAAGCAGGTGATGCTCAAAGCTTGATAAACCTTTTCAAGCGCAAACAAGCTGAAGATCCTATGTTCTTTTACACAGTGCAAGTGGATCAAGAAAACCAAATGACAAACTTCTTTTGGAGAGATGGAAGGTCACGAATTGACTATGATTGTTTTGGGGATGTGGTAGTATTTGATACTACATATCGAACTAATAGGTATAACATGATATGCGCTCCTTTTGTTGGCGTCAACCACCATTGGAAAAACGTACTATTCGGTTGTGCTTTTTTATTGGATGAGAAAACTGAttcatttatttggttatttGAGACATTTTTAGAATCAATGGGAGGTCGAAAACCGAAGACTATTTTTACTGATCAATGTCAGGCAATGGCAAATGGCATTGAAAAAGTTTTTCCTGGGTATGTCATCGTTTATGCTCGTGGCATATATCTCAAAATGCTGcaagaaatttgggaagtTATTATGGGAATCCTGAGTTTAACCATATGTTCAACAAGTGTCTTCAAGGATATTGTGAAACAGAATTGGAATTTCAGTCTACTTGGGATGACTTATTGGCAAAATTCAACCTTACAGGCAACCAGTGGTTGA